From Triticum aestivum cultivar Chinese Spring chromosome 7B, IWGSC CS RefSeq v2.1, whole genome shotgun sequence:
gacgtcgggaaccctggcgtctagccctggagtccgtgtaggactcttgcctttcgggcaaaaccgactttgaggaggcttttactccaagtttcgaccccagggctcaacatataaatagagggcagggctagcaccaaagatacatcaagaaacaccaaaccgtgtgccggcaaccccgtcccctctagtttatcctctgtcatagtttccgtagtgcttaggtgaagccctgcggagattgttcttcaccaacaccgtcaccacgccgtcgtgctgccgaaactcatctactacttcgcccgtcttgctggatcgagaaggcgaggacgtcatcgagctgaacgtgtgcagaactcagaggtgccgtgcgttcggtacttggatcggttggatcgtgaagacgtacgactacatcaatcgtgttgataaacgcttccgcttagcgatcttcaagggtatgaagatacactccccctctcgttgctatgcatcatcatgatcttgcgtgtgcgtaggaaatttttagaaattactacgttctccaacacctATTACAAATAACAGATTATTCTTCGGCACCTTATATTAGTAATAGAAAATATCATTTATCTTATCTGTGGGAGACTTGCATGAGATCTCACTTTTCGGTGAGATCAACCAGACAAAGTCATATTTAGACATTTaaaaaatctgaaattatttgacaACATTCATGTGGGGTATGTCTACAACCCCGAAAAAAATCAGCTCAAAACACGTTATACATTTAGGGGTTCAAATAagacaaattcaaatatgaatagTTGCAGCTTTGGGTGAATAGTACTTTGACACTATTCCcatctgattttgtcttttttctttCTATTAATGTAAGTTGAATTAGGAGCTTAAACGTTTTGAGGTTGCACATCAAATGTTGATGTGTGTATACAAATTTTGTTGAGAATGAacatatttattttttcaaaaagatCGATCTCATAGATCTCACATTACATGATGTGAGATCTCACACAAGTCTCCCACTATCTTATCATATCAGTCACAGATTTGAATCAGATTGTGCTGCCAAAAATCTGTTGGTGTATCCTATAAAACAGGTTCGGAACGGTTTCGGTCAGAGACGGAGACCAAGTGGTGGCAAAGCTTTTCTCACGGCGCGTCGTTGATGAATACAGGAGGTAGAAGATTTTGTCACATTCAAAGATTTGAAACTATTTTACTGGAAGATTAGGTACGCCTATTCGGTCGTAGGCGTACCTAAGATAATACATATCACCTGGCGATGACAAATAGCACTTCCATTTGTTTGCACTCGTACGTGCTGGCATGTTGTTTATATAgctggtcatagtgggaagtaacttatactagtgtcatacatataatactagtctaaattactaccttcatagttcaaagtaacataatagtagtattatagatggcttcatttattagcttgtagactcattttgtcttaaacaacgctatgttacagtaacaaaTGATGTTACCATTTtttattaactacttgccacataagcaaaataaaTTAGAGTGTCCTATGTTACTagttaagttactcccactgtgactAGCCTATCACCACGCATACCAGTAGTCTTAGTACTATTTTATCGCGGGGAGTACATCTAGAGCTGACTAATGATTGAACTGATTAACTGACCATTTAAAAAGCAATCCATCCGTCGGTCCAAAACCCGCGGCTTACAAGACAGAGCAGAGCATTGCACGGCATCGCTCGCGCGCCACTCGAGAGCATTGTGCTAGCTAGTGAGGGAAGAAGCTAGTGGTGGTGGCAATGGCGGGGGCACCTTTGGTGTTGGTGATGCTCGTGGTGGCGGTTGGTGTCGCGGCGGCGGAGCGTGGCGGAAAGCTGCAGCAGGGGTTCTACGAGCAGAGCTGCCCGCGGGCAGAGCAGATCGTGAAGGACTACGTAGAGCAGCAAATACCCCGGGAGCCATCCGTCGCCGCCACCCTCATCCGCACccacttccacgactgcttcgtcagGGTACGTTACGTACGCTCTTTCGTCAGGTGCACCgtccacggcgacggcgacggcaatgCCGGCGCGTGTTTGTTCTGGGTCCTGATGATCGGAATGGCGCTGGTGCAGGGGTGTGACGCGTCGGTGCTGCTGAACGCGACgaccggcggcggggaggcggagaAGGACGCGGCCCCCAACCTGACGCTGCGCGGCTTCGACTTCCTGGACCGCGTCAAGGCCCTCGTCGAGCAGGAGTGTCCAGgcgtcgtctcctgcgccgacatcctCGCGCTCGCCTCCCGCGACGCCGTCGGAATCATCGTGAGTGCTCTGCTTTCCTGTCCTCACACACACATAGAATACACGTGCGCACtgtcctcacacacacacacatagaataCACGTGCGCACACGCGCGCCTCGGTGACTGATCGACGATGAGCGAGAAAAATGCAGGGCGGGCCGTTCTGGCGCGTGCCGACGGGGCGGCGCGACGGCAGGGTGTCGATCAAGCAGGAGGCGCTGGACCAGCTCCCGGCGCCCACCATGAACTTCACCGACCTCCTCGCCTCCTTCCGCGCCAAGGGCCTCGGCGTCGCAGACCTCGTCTGGCTCTCAGGTAAGACGTTTTGTGTGTTTCCTCGCTCATTTCAGCTCGTATATAGTTCACATTAAATTATTCATTCAAGACATCTTTTATTTCTGAGCGGAGGGAGCACTAAGTATCAGTAGCCGAGTTCATGGCATACCGATTACAGTTTAGCTACATGTCAGTCAGCGAATTTCAAATTTGGGACAATCAATTTTGAataaagaaagaagaaggaaggaccTCACTGGAGAGAAGGAAGGGGCTCGCCGTCAGCatcccattatctatcttagagtTTAGGGTGGGGCGGTGGTGGGCCTTCGCCGGAGAAAAAACTCGGCGGGGGTCCCAAAGGGATGGCCGGGGTCGGCGGAAGACCAACGGTGGGGGTGGTTGGCGGTGAGGAGATCACGGGAGTGCCACCGACCGCGGACGGTGGATGCCGGCGGTTAGGGCTGGGTTGGATCggcgggtgagagagagaggaagaagagaaacaGTGTCTGTCTGAGGTTGAAGACGATCAACGTCTATTGAATCTTGATTGAACGGTTGATACAGGAGAAGGATAATCGACTGAAAGTTTTCTTCTTTAAGACTATTGACCTGTAGCCGGTCCCTATCGATTATTGGCACCCGATACATgcacggtgatggtgatgtgaagCTTACTAGTGACGCACAAGCACTCGAGCAAACATTGGTTGGACATATAGTTGAGTGAGTAGTGAGAAACTGAAAGTCATCTTCGCTTACAAGCTCATTTGAGCTCACGATGATTAGTAAAATTCAGAAATACTGAAAACAAATTCAAAAAGTTCTGAGTTTTTTTGGTAAACTTTGACGAATGTTTTGAGTGCCTTTAAAGTTTCATCATGAAATGAAATTCGTGGAAATTGTGGCAAAAAATAAATCGGCACTCTAAAAGGCTTTTGAAAAAACCACTTTTGGAGCATCATTTTTTTTGCCATTACTTCCATGAATATCATTCGATAATGAAATTTTGTGAGCGCTCAAAACATTTATAACTGTTTGCCACAAAACAAATTCATGTTTTTTATTAATATTTAGGAGTTTACTATTCACCCGATCGAGCTCACTGGAGTTCGGGCTCAGAATCACCACGCACTATGTTCGGAACCGAAGTCCTTTGCTAGATTCATGATTTTTCGATCAAGACAGCTGGTAGCTAGCTAGCCGGTAGCTACCAGAGGGAGTGCGAGGTTATGGTGCACGGGCACCATGGTGCCCTTTTTTTGAAACAAGTAAAAACCATATTTAAAAGTTTAAACATAATCCATGAAAAAAGTTCTGGAAAAAATGTTATTTGCAAGCTGTACTTCAAAAAATGCTGgcacaaaaagaaaaaaatgccaaTTTAAAATTTCATATTGTCTTTTCTTTGTACGCCACATTTGCAAGTAAAATGTGGTGAAATCGGCACatacatatatactccctccttccatctatatagggcctaatgtgtttttcaagaccgccttttgACTGTTGACAAAATGACAAGATTAATAATACATGaaatgtataatgtgaaaattatatcattgaaagctcctttcacatacgaatttgatgctttgctttgtgtaagttgcatgccatattattgctctaactttcggtcaaagttagcctcgaaaaacgcattaagccctatatagatggaaggagggagtagtacacacacacatgtgtgtgtgtgtgtgtgtttacaattTTTTTACGTTGTAGAATTACCTTTTTGGAAACGGGCACCATGGTACCCATGCACCATTTGCAATATTCGCTACCAGAGGGTCCTACTCATTACTACCCAGTTCCCACTCAGATAACATAGTCACATGACAGGACAACCACTAATGGTGTTATTGAGGTGAAAATTGACAAATCTGGCCCTTTTCTTAAATTTTGGTATAAAATGAACCCAATTCATTATGATTTCAAAAAAGAGCCCACTCTTGCATGCATGATGCCCAAGGCTAGGGCATCATTGCTTGATAGCATGGCGCCTGAGCCCCATTTTGTGATTCGTTTTGGATTGGGTTCATTTTTTGCTAAAGTTTTTTAAAAAGGGCTAGTGTGTCCATTTTCACATTGTTGCTTGCTGAAACTGATGTGTCCAAGATAAAAAGAAAACACAAGTGaaccacacgcctggccgactatGTGCAGCTCTACAAAAGCACCAACAGTACTACCTGCATTCTATAGTTAGAACGTAGTGCCTGTGTATATATTTTTAGATCAAACATTGCAAATTTTATTTAATTTGGTGAGCATATTATCTACATCTAGAATACCAGATACATACTTCTAGATACACCATGACCTCGTATTTCCATATTTTATATGTGTGGAATTATATATATTTGTAATTTCATGTTTAAACTTGACCAAACTTTGTAAAAATTGGCTTTTGGAAAAATCTATAAGCACTAGATTGTAGAACGGAGGAAATATATGTTAGTGGTTTAAGACTTTGGTCGATGCTGATTAGATGTGAAACTAGCAGACAGACTAATAACAATACACATTGTAGCTCCACTAGCTCCACGGATTTTATATTTGTTGCACTGCACGGTCATGGATGTTGACATGCTAAGTCGCTAACTACTGGAGTACATATATTTAGCTTGGAACTTTGGGGCATGATCGTGATAAAATGTGAAATGTGTTGGCGATATGTTGATCAATGACATGTAAACAATAGCGGCACAGTGTACAAGTACACATGAACCCGCAAAGACATCTTGGACTCAACTCTGTCACTGTCTGTTAAGTTTTTAGTTACAATCTTAGGTCATTGATTCGCATGTATTTATATGTAGTAAACCTTAATGGGCAAACTGTTATGATTTAGAGACCTGTACGCTACTGTCAGTCTGCTAAGAGCATCTACAGACGGTCCCTTCAAATCCTCCTCAAGCATTTGCGGATAAAAAAAAAGCTGCATGTGTTTTTCAAACGACACACATCTAATGTAGTTTAGCTAGCTTTAGTACATTCCTGGACATCCTCAAGATTTCCCTGGAAAGTTGACAGTCCTCCATATGCCATAGCATTGTCGTATTACTGAACTTTGCAGTTTGCACTTGTTATGCTGTGTTCTGTTCACCACCTGACCTGAGCATCATGTACCGATACAACACAGGGGCGCACACCATCGGCATCTCGCACTGCAACTTCTTCAGCGAGCGGCTATACAACTTCACCGGCCACGGTGGGCCAGGCGACGCAGACCCATCTCTGGACGCCGAGTATGCGGCCAGCCTCCGCCGAACCAATTGCACCACACCCACGGACAACACCACCATCGTCGAGATGGACCCCGGGAGCTTCCTCACCTTTGACCTCAGCTACTACCACGGCCTGCTCCAGCACCAGGGACTCTTCCAGTCCGACGCCGCGCTCATCACTGACGCCGCGGCAAGGGCAGACGTCGAGAGCGTGGCCAAGGGCCCCCCAGAGGTGTTCTTCCAGGTGTTCGCACGGTCCATGATGAGGATGGGCATGATAGAAGTCAAGACCGGTGGCGATGGGGAGATCAGGCGGCACTGTGCAGTAGTCAACAACTAGTGGCATGTGTCGTTGCTGGCACATGGACGATTGTGTTTGTATGTTAAGTTACACTTTTCTTTTCCATTTTTGTTTATGGTTTTTAGTTATTTACACTCTTATTTTAAAGCGGTTTTTTAGTTCTGGTCCGAGTGATATATGTCTTCTTTCTCTTTTGATGAAAGTAAAAAATAAACTAGGAACACGTGCGAATAAAGCAGGAAGGAGTATGTGGCAATGATAGAGAGACTAATAATGTTGAAAAATTACTGAATTTTCAACACCTGGACAACCTCATACAGGAGGCGCCACCAACAGCAAACTAAAAACGAAGTAGCCGATTACACAGTTCACTTGTACCCACCACGGCTGTGGGCACTTATTTTTCACAGGCTAAAGTATCAGGAACTTATACATAATATTTCTTCTCCTCCAACATTTAACTTCCTGGGCTACCTTTCAATCTCCATCAGCGACTCCAGCCAACGCCATCTGTTACTCGATCATAGGTCCCCATCCTTTGCTTACTATGAAAAAACTCAGTAGCCACTAGCAGAACAAGCCTAACCAGCTTCTTCTCGTGGATACAAGCAAAATGAACCTGTGCTGTCATAATTATAGCTAATTAAAGGGTATCAACTTGTAACAGGGCGTCTTCATTTCTATGTCCCAATACCTCCCATCTCTACCGATGACATGAACGGTTGGGCTAATGAGCTAGCAAAAGCAAAAACATAAAGTGCATGGTGGACACATAAGGGGAGGCAACGAGGCTAGGCGAACCACTTATATTAAAAAAGGCGAGACAAAAAAAAACAAAGTAAACCTGAAAAAGGGTACCTGCAATTTTAAGAGACAGACGCTTTACACCATGAGTTATTAGAGGCGAGGATAGTGATAAATCGCAGGTGGACATGCAGCCATGCGAGGTCGGTATCTATCACCACTCGTTGCCACGTGATTCGTGCTGCTCCAATACATCAATACGGTATAACGTTTTCTGGTCAGCGTATAGGTCTTGTATTGCCTCTGTCTTCCCCAGTAAATGGCCAACAAGGCAAACTCCCACATTGAAACGATAGGCGCATTGATCACACCGCAGTGCTAGCTGCACCACGCGGGAACGAGACACGCGTTGATTACACCTCGGCCACAAAGGCTTTGATGCTCCTCTCAGTCTTTTTAACAACCTGCTTGCTTGCTTGTGCTGCCATTCTCTTTTGTTCTCCTTCTCCATTCCTTTCAGTGTTGCCGGAGCTTCAAAGCATGTGCTCGTCCATGTCCCAGAGTTGTTCAATACCACCTCCCCACCACATGGCCAACCAGATGCCTCCATCTTCTCCACGCCGTGCTAATCTTTCTTCTTGTCACAGCATGGAGGCTGCAGTTTCTGGAAGTGGGAGAACATATGATTTCGCACGCATCGGTCCATCGCCACATATCACTTATCAAATAGAACCAGGCATTGTTGAAGAACATTTTCATGCTGGGTCTCGTGAACCTGCTGGCCTCTGCGTAGGGACTGACGTAGTCTTTCATATGATTTTCGTGTTCTATGCAATGCATGTATCCGCTAGTGCACTATGCTTGCTCACGCAGGCTGCGAGCTGACCTATCAATAAAATTTTAAGGACCCGTTGTGTGCATGCAGCAGCGTTTTGGCAAGTTGTAATCGACCCGTACGTAATTAGTGGACCCCTAATCACGAAACAAATGTCAATACACCAGACAACAGAGATGTCATAAATCCCTGCTGCCCACGCATGCGCCCGACCCACCCAACGGAAATGTCAATTCACATCGACCGACATTCGTTTAAATGCACACCATCAATGCAACCAGCCCTCCTTTTCCTGAAACGGATGACATGGCAACATTTATAAGATCAAGCCAACTTTATCATCAAGTGCTACATATCTGTTCTCTGCCATCTCAACGTTCTTCTCGTCTGAATCCATAATATCTATtctttgacgaacctcaacaaaaTCTAACAAATCTGCAAATCTACCACTTGGGTCATCTTCAGTCACCTCTCGCAGTGTGCTGAGCCACCCCGAATGGCTTCCAAAAACCACTGAATCAGGGTGGAATGGCAACTCAAACGTCTCACTAGATCGAGGCAAACGAGATATCATCACAGGTGGGCGCGTACGCTCGTAGGCAAAGAAAACAA
This genomic window contains:
- the LOC123161342 gene encoding peroxidase 39-like, which codes for MAGAPLVLVMLVVAVGVAAAERGGKLQQGFYEQSCPRAEQIVKDYVEQQIPREPSVAATLIRTHFHDCFVRGCDASVLLNATTGGGEAEKDAAPNLTLRGFDFLDRVKALVEQECPGVVSCADILALASRDAVGIIGGPFWRVPTGRRDGRVSIKQEALDQLPAPTMNFTDLLASFRAKGLGVADLVWLSGAHTIGISHCNFFSERLYNFTGHGGPGDADPSLDAEYAASLRRTNCTTPTDNTTIVEMDPGSFLTFDLSYYHGLLQHQGLFQSDAALITDAAARADVESVAKGPPEVFFQVFARSMMRMGMIEVKTGGDGEIRRHCAVVNN